The Leptotrichia hongkongensis sequence CAAGGAAAATCAGTAGGTTAAAGATACATTAGGGAAGAAATATTTTTTTTAATATATTTTTGTAACAAATGTTTGACATCTATACATAATAAAAACAGAACTAAGAAAAGAAAAAATTGAAAAAATACTTATAATATGATAAAATTATATGTATAATTTTGTGATAAATTTGGCGATTAAAAGTTTGATTTATAAAATAAGATACAAGGAGGGAATATGGAACTTAAAGATATTCAGGAATTGATGAAAGTTCTAAAGAAAGAAGATATAGCAGAACTAAAAGTAAGATATGGAAAAGTAAAACTTACATTAACAAATTCTGAAACTACAAATATCGCAAATAATGTAGCACCTGTAACAGAAAAGGTTGAAAAAGAAACTCTTACAGCTGTATTACCAGCAGAAGAAATTATCAAATCGAGTAATGTTGGAAGAATAAAGCTAGTAAGTTCAAAACCTGGAACTTTAGTAAAAAAAGGACAAGTTCTTGCAAAAATAAATACAATAGGAATTGATAATGATGTAAAATCTAATGTAGATGGTATTCTAAAGGAAGTGCTAGTGGCAGACGGCTCACCAGTTGACTTCGCAAAAGAACTATTTAAAATTGAAATTAATTAAAATTATTTTTATGAAACAGAAATCTTTTAGGAGGATAGAATATTAATGTTTAAAAAAATATTAATAGCAAACAGAGGAGAAATTGCTGTTAGGATAATTAGAGCAGCAAGAGAGTTAGGAATTGCCACAGTTGCAGTTTATTCAGAAGCCGATAAAGATTCACTTCACGTAAAACTTGCTGACGAAGCTGTCTGTATCGGAACTGCCAGTAGTGCAGACTCGTATTTAAAAATACCGAATATTATTTCAGCAGCACAAATTACAGGAAGTGAAGCTATTCACCCAGGATATGGGTTTTTAGCAGAAAATCAAAGATTTGCTGAAATATGTGATAAAAACAACATCGTATTCATTGGTCCAAAACCTGAGCTAATTAGTATGATGGGAGACAAGGCAACAGCAAGGGAAACTGCTATCAAGCACAAAGTTCCAATAACAAAAGGGTCAGATGGAATTGTTCCAAATGTTGAAGAAGCCAAAAAAGTTGCACAATGGATAACTTATCCTGTTATGATAAAAGCAACTGCAGGAGGTGGCGGAAAAGGAATGAGAATCGCCCATGATGAAAAAGAACTTGTAGAAAATTTTATTGCTGCACAAAATGAGGCAAAAGCGGCTTTTGGAAATCCAGATGTTTATATTGAAAAATACGTTGAAGAGCCAAGACACGTTGAAATACAAGTTATTGGAGATAAGTTTGGAAATGTTGTCCATCTTGGAGAAAGAGACTGCTCTATCCAAAGAAGACACCAAAAATTAATAGAAGAATCTCCATCAGCAGGAATTGATGCAAAAACACGTGAAAAAATGGGTAAATTTGCTGCCAAATTAACAAAAGGAATTGGTTACGACAGTGTTGGAACATTGGAATTTCTTGTTGATAAAAACATGAATTTCTATTTTATGGAAATGAATACAAGAATTCAGGTGGAACATACAGTAAGTGAAGAAATCACTGGTGTAGATCTGATAAAAGAACAGATAAGAGTAGCCGCAGGAGAAAAATTAAGTTTTTCTCAAAAAGATATAAATATTAATGGACACGTAATAGAATGCAGAATTAACGCAGAAGATTCTGAAAATGGTTTCCTTCCATCTTCAGGAGTTCTAGAAACATATATTCCATCAGGTGGAATTGGAGTAAGAATCGATTCTCATTCTTATCAGAATTATGAAATCCCGCCTTACTACGATTCAATGATAGCGAAACTTATCGTAAAAGGAAAAAATAGGGAAGAAGCTATTGCAAGAATGAAACGTGCCTTAAAGGAATTTATTATAGAAGGTATTGACACAACTATACCATTTCACTTAAAAGTGCTTGATAATGAAGACTTTAAAAAAGGAACAATCTATACAAACTTTATTGAGACACATTTTAAGGATGCACTTGGTAAATAATTAATAAAAAAACAAACAATAATTTTTGAAATCAATAAAAATCATATTATTAATTAAATAATCTGATTACTATTTGATAAAAAATAAAAAATAGGAGGAATTAGAAATGAACGAATTAGGAAATGTAAATATATCTCAGGAAGTAGTAGCGACTATTGCAGAATCAGTAGTAGCAGAAATTGAAGGAGTACACAGCCTTGTTGGTGGAACTTCTAAAAATGAAATTGTTAAATTTTTCCAAAATGTATCTTCAGGTGGAAAAGGAATTGAAGTAGAAGTTGGAGAAACTGAATGTACATTAGATTTATACATCGTTGCAAAAATGGGATTCAAGTTACCTGCATTAGCTGGAGAAATCCAAACTAAAGTAGTAAAAGCAATTACTGAAATGACAGGATTAAAAGTTCAGGAAGTAAACGTATATATTCAAAAAATTATAAAAGAAGACAAAAAAGAGAATATTCAAGCTCCTGTAACAGAAACTGCAGAAATTGAAGAATAAAAATCATAATAGACTCAAGTATTATTAAATTTAAATATAAATTTTTATTAATAATATTTGAGCATACTCACTCAATTAGGAAAGGAGAAACTGACAAATACACTTCATCTAACTCGCAAAGTTAAAATGCAGTGTATTTTGTCGGTATATATTAATGATTGCAATATTAGGATTTTTAGCAAGACTATCTGTAATACTTGGATTTGTTGGTATTGTATTTTCAAGTATATCAGATATTCTGTTTAGGACTGATTATTTAGGACAACTAGATAGTTTTATAGATTTAAGTAGTTTAAATTTTAAAATCTTAGTTGGACTATTATCAATAATTTATTTAGTAGTATTTTTACTTTCTTATATTAATAAACTTACAAAATATTCTCAAAATAGAAAAGTTAAAAATAAAAATGGAGAAATAGAAGTTTCCATAAAAACAATAAATGAAACATCAAAAGACTTCTTAAATGGACAGGAAATCATTAAAAATTCAAAAGTAAAATCATATCCAAAAGGAAAATCTGTTGTTATTGAAGCTACTGTAGATACTTATAATGTCGATAACTTAAATGAAAAACTTGCAGAAATTCAAAATAAATTATCTGAATATGTTTTTCATTCAACTGGAATTACTGTGAAAAAAAGTAAAGTAAAATTGAAAAAAGTTTTAGGAGAAACAATTGTTGAAAAAAAAATTATTGACTCTCCAACTAATCAAAAAGAAAATATAAAAAAAAATAACAATAACATTATCTCAAAATTAGAAAATCAAACTAATACAGAAAATAAAACTTCTCCATCTGGAAAGGAAAATTAATGACACGAAGAAAAATTAGAGAAGAGATATTTAAACTTCTTTTTGAATATGAACTAATTAACAATGATATCGAAAAGAGAATAAATGATGTAATTACTGAAGAAAACTTAAAAAAAGATGAGGAAATTGATTTTTTAAGAAGTTATGTTACTGACATAATTGCAAACGAAGATATTTTAATTGGAAGGATAAAAGATGTGTTAGAAGGTTGGACTTATGAACGTCTTGGAACAATCGAAAAGGTCTTGCTAAAAATATCTTTTTATGAAATCACTATAAAAAAAATTGGATATGAAATTGCAATTAACGAAGTTTTAGAAATTTCCAAAAAGTATTCCTACAACGATACAAAAGATTTTTTAAATGGAATTTTAGCAAAATTAGTAAGAGATCAAAAAGCACTTGAATCTGTTTAATAAAATAAAAGTATGTTACGATTTGAATAAATAATTTTGTAAAACGAGGTTGTAAAAATTGTTTTTCTATTTTTTGCAACCTTTTTTTATGATAATATGAGTTTTTTTTGTTGAATAACAGAATAAAATGAAAAAATAAAAAATTGAGAGGAGAAAAATGAAAAAATTTAATTTTAATTATGTGATATTAATTTTTTTAGTAGCATTTAATTTAAGGCTTGGAATATCAAGTGTTCCACCAATTCAGACGATAATTCAGGAATCATTGAGATTATCAAATTTTCAAGTGAGTCTTTTGGTGGGAATTCCTGTAGTTTGTATGGGAATATTTGCTTTTTTAGTAAGCAAAGTACAAGCAAAATTTGGTAGACAAAAAAGTATTTTATGGTTATTAATATTGTTGGGAATTAGTACGATTGGAAGATTATTTGTAACAGGATATGTATTTTTGCTAATTACAACATTTTGTATAGGATTTGCAATTGCAATAATTGGACCGTTGTTGTCAGGATTTATAAAAGAGGAATTTTCAGAGTATTCGAGCATTTTAGTTGGAGTTTATTCATTTGCGATGGGAGTTGGTTCTTTAATCGTTTCGAGTTTTACAAAAGCTATAACAATTTCGGTGAATTGGAAATTAGGATTGGGAATTTGGGGAATTTTGACAATAATTGCTGCTGCGATTTGGCAAATATTTTCTCCAAAAGAAGAACATTCAATTATCGAAGAGGAAAATCAGGAAAAAATTGTTTTAAATGATTTTAATATTTGGAAAATGATAATTTTCTTTTCTGTTCAATCAGGCATTTTTTATGGAATATCGACTTGGCTAGTTCCATTTTTAGAGAATAAAAATATTGATAAAAGTCAAGTAATTATGCTATTGACTATATTTGTTGCAGCTCAAATGTTTTTTGGATTTGCGATACCTTTAGTTATGCATAAGATTGGAAGTATTAGAAAATGGACGATTATAAGTTCACTTTGTTTAGTGATTGGGTGTATCATTCCACTTGTAATACCTGTAAATATTTTATCAACAATTGTTTTCATAATGTTAATGTCGATTGGATTGGGAGGATCTTTCCCAATTGCGATGATTTTACCACTAAAATATGCAAAAACTGCAAACGAAGCGAGTGTAGTAACCAGTGTTGTCCAAGCTTTTGGATATATAATTGGTGGAATTATACCAGTATTCTTTGGATATATTGTAGATAGCACAAAAAATTTCAACAATTTATTTGTTCAAATGGCAGTTGGAAGCATAATTTTGTTAATGATTGGAATGAGTAAATTTACTCACAAAAAATAAAAGTGAATTTATTTTAGGGAAGATTAATAATTAATTAATACGATAAATATAATTGAAAACTAGAAAAAAGTAATGTATACTAGAAATTAAATAATTTTGTTTAAATTTGAAAACTGAAATAAATGGAAGTGAAGAAATGATAAAAAAAATAATGATAATAGATGTTTTAGCTTTGGCTATCAATGGGGTGTAGTGAAAAGGAGAAAACAGTCTATAAACAGATTGAGCTAGATACGAAAGATGCTTTGGAAGAATATGCCAGTCTTAATGAAAAAATTAAATTATCAAATTAGGGAGGAAAAAATTAATGAAAAAAATAGGAATAATTATTGGGAAATTTTTCCCACTTCACATCGGACATGTAAACTTTATTCAAAGGGCCAGTGGAATTGTAGACAGATTATATGTTATTATCTCATATTCTGATGATGCAGATGATCTTCTTACTTCTAACTCCCGTTTTGTGAAGGAAATCACACCAAAGGACAGATTACGTTTTGTAAAACAGACATTTAAAAATCAGCCAAATATTTCATCATTTTTATTGGATGAAAATAACTTTTCTCAGCAAGGTGATAACTGGGAAGAATGGGCTATAACCTTAAAAAATGAAATTGAAAAAAGAGAAAAAATGGAAAATGAAAACGAAATAGACTGGAAAAATGATGTGATATTCATTAGCAATCGTGATGAAGACAAAGAATATAACTTAAAACATTTTGGCTCAGAGACCAGATCCATAGACAAAAATTATATTGAATACAATGTCAATTCCAAGCAAATACGTGAAAATCCTAGTAAATATTGGAACTACTTGCCACGTGAAGTAAGAGAGCATCTAATACCCATTATTACAATCTGTGGAGGAGAAAGTAGTGGAAAAAGTGTAATGATAGATAAACTTGCAAATGTTTTTAATACAACTTCCGCTTGGGAATATGGACGTGAATATGTTTTTGAAAAATTGGGTGGAGACGAAGAATCATTACAGTATTCTGACTACGAAAAAATCGTTTTTGGACATCAGTCAAATGTCTTATATGCTGCAAGAAATGCTAATAAATTTGCATTGA is a genomic window containing:
- a CDS encoding MFS transporter, whose protein sequence is MKKFNFNYVILIFLVAFNLRLGISSVPPIQTIIQESLRLSNFQVSLLVGIPVVCMGIFAFLVSKVQAKFGRQKSILWLLILLGISTIGRLFVTGYVFLLITTFCIGFAIAIIGPLLSGFIKEEFSEYSSILVGVYSFAMGVGSLIVSSFTKAITISVNWKLGLGIWGILTIIAAAIWQIFSPKEEHSIIEEENQEKIVLNDFNIWKMIIFFSVQSGIFYGISTWLVPFLENKNIDKSQVIMLLTIFVAAQMFFGFAIPLVMHKIGSIRKWTIISSLCLVIGCIIPLVIPVNILSTIVFIMLMSIGLGGSFPIAMILPLKYAKTANEASVVTSVVQAFGYIIGGIIPVFFGYIVDSTKNFNNLFVQMAVGSIILLMIGMSKFTHKK
- a CDS encoding acetyl-CoA carboxylase biotin carboxyl carrier protein; amino-acid sequence: MELKDIQELMKVLKKEDIAELKVRYGKVKLTLTNSETTNIANNVAPVTEKVEKETLTAVLPAEEIIKSSNVGRIKLVSSKPGTLVKKGQVLAKINTIGIDNDVKSNVDGILKEVLVADGSPVDFAKELFKIEIN
- the nusB gene encoding transcription antitermination factor NusB, which codes for MTRRKIREEIFKLLFEYELINNDIEKRINDVITEENLKKDEEIDFLRSYVTDIIANEDILIGRIKDVLEGWTYERLGTIEKVLLKISFYEITIKKIGYEIAINEVLEISKKYSYNDTKDFLNGILAKLVRDQKALESV
- the nadR gene encoding multifunctional transcriptional regulator/nicotinamide-nucleotide adenylyltransferase/ribosylnicotinamide kinase NadR, whose translation is MKKIGIIIGKFFPLHIGHVNFIQRASGIVDRLYVIISYSDDADDLLTSNSRFVKEITPKDRLRFVKQTFKNQPNISSFLLDENNFSQQGDNWEEWAITLKNEIEKREKMENENEIDWKNDVIFISNRDEDKEYNLKHFGSETRSIDKNYIEYNVNSKQIRENPSKYWNYLPREVREHLIPIITICGGESSGKSVMIDKLANVFNTTSAWEYGREYVFEKLGGDEESLQYSDYEKIVFGHQSNVLYAARNANKFALIDTDYIATLAFCLTYEKRDNPIVREFVQNYRFDLTILLENNVTWVNDGLRSIGDNDRREKFQNLLKKLYKEYNIQYITVKSNSYEKRYLACKHIIKAYLDGADNSQLQEIADSFI
- the accC gene encoding acetyl-CoA carboxylase biotin carboxylase subunit, which encodes MFKKILIANRGEIAVRIIRAARELGIATVAVYSEADKDSLHVKLADEAVCIGTASSADSYLKIPNIISAAQITGSEAIHPGYGFLAENQRFAEICDKNNIVFIGPKPELISMMGDKATARETAIKHKVPITKGSDGIVPNVEEAKKVAQWITYPVMIKATAGGGGKGMRIAHDEKELVENFIAAQNEAKAAFGNPDVYIEKYVEEPRHVEIQVIGDKFGNVVHLGERDCSIQRRHQKLIEESPSAGIDAKTREKMGKFAAKLTKGIGYDSVGTLEFLVDKNMNFYFMEMNTRIQVEHTVSEEITGVDLIKEQIRVAAGEKLSFSQKDININGHVIECRINAEDSENGFLPSSGVLETYIPSGGIGVRIDSHSYQNYEIPPYYDSMIAKLIVKGKNREEAIARMKRALKEFIIEGIDTTIPFHLKVLDNEDFKKGTIYTNFIETHFKDALGK
- a CDS encoding Asp23/Gls24 family envelope stress response protein; translation: MNELGNVNISQEVVATIAESVVAEIEGVHSLVGGTSKNEIVKFFQNVSSGGKGIEVEVGETECTLDLYIVAKMGFKLPALAGEIQTKVVKAITEMTGLKVQEVNVYIQKIIKEDKKENIQAPVTETAEIEE
- the amaP gene encoding alkaline shock response membrane anchor protein AmaP, with product MIAILGFLARLSVILGFVGIVFSSISDILFRTDYLGQLDSFIDLSSLNFKILVGLLSIIYLVVFLLSYINKLTKYSQNRKVKNKNGEIEVSIKTINETSKDFLNGQEIIKNSKVKSYPKGKSVVIEATVDTYNVDNLNEKLAEIQNKLSEYVFHSTGITVKKSKVKLKKVLGETIVEKKIIDSPTNQKENIKKNNNNIISKLENQTNTENKTSPSGKEN